Proteins co-encoded in one Vidua chalybeata isolate OUT-0048 chromosome 18, bVidCha1 merged haplotype, whole genome shotgun sequence genomic window:
- the ARPC3 gene encoding actin-related protein 2/3 complex subunit 3: MPPPGIPFPVRCLRGGARLPLPLLAPPLPLPHFLQRRRRRKLCARCPARFAPLPSRPAPPSRLLPFEMPAYHSTLMDSDTKLIGNMALLPIRSQFKGPAPRETKDTDIIDEAIYYFKANVFFKNYEIKNEADRTLIYVTLYISECLKKLQKCNSKGQGEKEMYTLGITNFPIPGEPGFPLNAIYAKPANKQEEEVMRAYLQQLRQETGLRLCDKVFDPQSDKPSKWWICFVKRQFMNKSLSGPGQ; the protein is encoded by the exons ATGCCTCCTCCCGGGATCCCTTTCCCGGTGCGCTGCCTCCGGGGCGGTGCACGGCTCCCGCTTCCCCTCCTCGCACCGCCTCTGCCGCTGCCTCATTTCCTGCAGCGTAGACGGAGGAGGAAGCTCTGTGCCCGCTGTCCTGCCCGGTTcgccccgctcccctcccgcccggccccgccgagccGCCTCCTGCCCTTCGAGATGCCG GCTTACCACTCCACTTTAATGGACTCAGACACCAAGCTAATTGGGAACATGGCACTGTTACCCATCAGAAGCCAGTTCAAGGGCCCAGCACCTCGAGAAA CTAAGGACACAGATATTATAGATGAAGCCATCTACTATTTCAAAGCtaatgttttcttcaaaaattatgaaattaag AATGAGGCTGACAGAACACTGATCTATGTGACCCTCTACATTTCTGAGTGCCtgaaaaagctgcaaaag TGTAACTCCAAGGGCcaaggagagaaggaaatgtACACACTAGGAATCACTAACTTCCCAATCCCAGGGGAGCCTGGCTTTCCACTGAACGCCATTTATGCCAAACCTGCCAACAAGCAGGAGGAAG aggTGATGAGGGCctacctgcagcagctgaggcaagAAACCGGCCTTCGCCTTTGTGACAAAGTGTTTGATCCTCAGAGCGACAAGCCAAGCAAG TGGTGGATCTGCTTTGTGAAGAGGCAGTTCATGAACAAGAGTCTCTCAGGCCCTGGGCAGTGA
- the GPN3 gene encoding GPN-loop GTPase 3, with the protein MPRYAQLVMGPAGSGKSTYCSTMVQHCEALGRAVQVVNLDPAAELFSYPVMADIRELIEVDDVMEDESLRFGPNGGLVFCMEYFANNFSWLEESLGHVEDDYVLFDCPGQIELYTHLPVMKQLVEQLQQWEFRVCGVFLVDSQFMVESFKFISGILAALSAMISLEIPQINVMTKMDLLSKKAKKEIEKYLDPDMYSMIEDSTNILKSKRFKKLTKSICGLIDDYGMVRFLPLDRSDEESINIVLQHIDFTIQYGEDLEFKEPKECEEDKSALVDEYFQDHVDE; encoded by the exons ATGCCCCGGTACGCGCAGCTGGTGATGGGCCCGGCGGGCAGCGGGAAG AGCACGTACTGCTCCACCATGGTGCAGCACTGCGAGGCGCTGGGCCGCGCCGTGCAGGTGGTGAACCTGGACCCGGCGGCCGAGCTCTTCAGCTACCCCGTCATGGCAG ACATCCGCGAGCTGATAGAAGTGGACGATGTCATGGAAGACGAGTCCTTGAGGTTTGGCCCCAATGGTGGCTTGGTGTTCTGCATGGAATACTTTGCCAATAACTTCAGCTGGCTGGAGGAGAGCCTCGGGCACGTGGAGGATGACTACGTTTTGTTTGATTGCCCAG GTCAGATTGAACTCTACACACACCTGCCAGTGATGAAACAGTtggtggagcagctgcagcagtgggaattCCGTGTCTGTGGAGTTTTCCTTGTGGATTCTCAGTTCATGGTGGAATCTTTCAAG TTTATTTCTGGAATCCTGGCGGCTCTCAGTGCAATGATATCTTTGGAGATTCCACAGATTAACGTCATGACCAAAATGGATTTGCTGAGCAAGAAAGCCaagaaggaaatagaaaa GTACTTGGATCCAGATATGTATTCTATGATTGAAGATTCTACAAATATATTGAAAAGcaaaaggtttaaaaaactGACCAAATCTATATGTGGATTG ATTGATGACTATGGTATGGTTCGATTCCTGCCTTTGGATCGCTCTGATGAGGAAAGCATAAACATCGTTCTGCAGCACATAGACTTCACCATTCAGTATGGAGAAGATCTGGAATTTAAAGAACCAAAG gaaTGTGAAGAAGATAAATCTGCTCTTGTGGATGAATACTTTCAAGATCATGTGGATGAGTAA